GACCTCCTTCACGTCGTCCGCAACGCCCCCGCAGAGTGGAGCTACTACCGCGACGCCCTGCCGCATCCGGGCTACCCATGGCGGTACGTCCGCGAGGCGATCCACCGCGCCGACGACCGGGGAATCCTCGAGACCCGAAAGAACGGCAATCGCATCGAAATCCGTCGGAAATGGCCCTATCCCGACTGGCTCGAGCGGATCGTCGCGATCGAGAACAAACCGGACCTCGACGCCAGCGCGGCCCGCGCGCTCGCCTCGCAACTCGAGTACGACGTCGCGATGGGCTTGGCCGACGAGGTCTGGGTCGCGACCCGGAAAACCGGCGACCGCGTCGCACCCGCCCTCTTCGAGGACCTGCCGGTAGAGGCGGGGATCCTCGCGCTCGAGCCCGCGGCCCTGACCGCCGACGTCGCGTGGCACCCCCGCACGCTCGCGGTCGACGAGCCGGGGACGCGGATCCTCGAGCGGCCCGACGGCGGAGCCAGGGACAGTTCCGCCGCGCAATTCGAATACGTCGATCCCGACTGGAAAGCCGACAGGCGACTCGCGATCGCCGAGCGCGCCTACGAACGCGGCTGGCGCTCGTTCGTCGAGACGATGCGCCCCGACTGTCGGGGCTTCGAGTTGCGCGCCCGCGACGCGAGTCAGGCGGTGCCCTACTGCGCCGCGAAGGGACGCTGCCAGACGGCGGCCGAGTGTGCCGGCTCCTGTGGCGAGTTCGAACCCGAGCCGCCGGCCTGGCGCACCCGCGGCTGGCCGATCGAGGGTGGTCCCGGAAAACGGGTGCAGCGGATTCTCGAGGAGCGCCGGCGGCGACGGCGACCGGGGGTATAGCGCGTCAGTAGCTCGCGACAAGCATCCGCGAGCGAAGCGAGCGGTTCACCGACGGCGGGGCCGAAGGCCGAGCCGTCGGCCGTTTTCATCGGCGTTTTCCGCGAGTGGTTCGCCGCAGGTGAACCCGGCGCGGAAAAACTTCGGTAGTCAGTCGGAGACGGCGACCTCGAGGTCGTCGCGCTCGACGGTCAGTCGGAACGTCGGGACGGTGCGGTACTCGACCTCGACGACGCCCTTGCGGCGCAGGCTCTGGAGGCCCGAGCGGACGTCCTCGGCCTCGGGATCGGCGTCGTACTCGTCTCGGAGCTTGTGCAGCACCGAGACGACGCTCTCGGATTTGTCGTCGGGACCGGCCAGCACCGCGACGATCTGCGCCTGTAATTCGGGGACCCGAATCTTCGAGGGCGCGCCGTCGTCGTCGGGATCGCTGACGAGCCCCGGCTCGACGTCGACCAGGTCGGCCGCCTCCGCGGTCGCCCGGATCAGGCTGTTGTCGTCCCGGAAGTAGTAGTCGCCGAGTTCGTTCTCGAGGTACTGGTGGACCTCGCTGCCGCTGTCCATCTCCCATCGGTCCTGGAGCTCGGAATTCTTCGTCGGCTGTAGCTCCACCACGTCCGCCAACCGGTCCTGGGCCTCCTCCGAGAGCGTCATCGTCGAACCGTATGCGGATCCGGTACTTTTGCGTTGCGTCCCGGTGCGGAACCGGCCGCTGGCGGGCCGCCCCCTCAGCCGAATTCACCGACGAACGTCCGCAAGTCGTCGACGAACAGGTCCGGCACTTCCATCGCCGCGAAGTGGCCGCCCGCCGGCATTTCGTTCCAGTGACGGATATCGTAGATCTCCTCCGCCCAGGCGCGAGGCGTCTTGTAAACCTCCGCCGGATAGCGGGCGTGGCCGGTGGGCACGTCGACGGCGTCCGGCGTCGCCGCTCCCACGTCGGTTTCGTAGTAGAGCCGCATCGAGGCGTTGATCGTCCCCGTGAGCCAGTAGACGCTGAGGTTGTCGAGCAACCGGTCGCGATCGAAGTGGGCATCGAGATCGCCGTCGCAGTCGCTCCAGGTCCGGAACTTCTCGAGGATCCACCCCGCGAG
This portion of the Natrinema salinisoli genome encodes:
- a CDS encoding DUF5787 family protein; translated protein: MTRDLETEFEFELRTCRWAELEWPPAGDPTSDDTAIVVARQLGTKRRRWDTIVLECDPEALRRRANFGLERLDGDLLHVVRNAPAEWSYYRDALPHPGYPWRYVREAIHRADDRGILETRKNGNRIEIRRKWPYPDWLERIVAIENKPDLDASAARALASQLEYDVAMGLADEVWVATRKTGDRVAPALFEDLPVEAGILALEPAALTADVAWHPRTLAVDEPGTRILERPDGGARDSSAAQFEYVDPDWKADRRLAIAERAYERGWRSFVETMRPDCRGFELRARDASQAVPYCAAKGRCQTAAECAGSCGEFEPEPPAWRTRGWPIEGGPGKRVQRILEERRRRRRPGV
- a CDS encoding DUF5797 family protein, whose amino-acid sequence is MTLSEEAQDRLADVVELQPTKNSELQDRWEMDSGSEVHQYLENELGDYYFRDDNSLIRATAEAADLVDVEPGLVSDPDDDGAPSKIRVPELQAQIVAVLAGPDDKSESVVSVLHKLRDEYDADPEAEDVRSGLQSLRRKGVVEVEYRTVPTFRLTVERDDLEVAVSD